In bacterium, the genomic window TGTTCCCCGACGACGTGGGAAGGACCGCGGCCCCCAGACGCTGCGCTCCGTAATGGAAGCCGAGGCCCCCGGTGAACAGCCCGTATCCGAACGCGTTCTGAATGATGTCGCCGCGCCCCACGCCGCTGCTGGCCAGGCAACGCGCCATCGTCTCGCCCCAGGTCTCCCAATCGGCGCGCGTATAGGCGGCCGCGGTCGGCGTCCCGGTCGTGCCCGACGAGCAGTGAAACTCCGCAACCTGGTCCCGCGGGCAGGCGAGCAGGTCGAACGGGTACGCGCGGCGCAGGTCGTCCTTCGTCGTAAACGGCACACGGGCGAGATCGTCGACGCCACGGATGTCCCCCGCGCGGATGCCGGCGGCGTCGAGCCGCGCGCGGTAGAACGGCACGGCGTGGGAGACGCGCGCCACGGTCGCCTGCAGCCGTGTGTCTTGCCGCGCCCGGAGGGCCTCACGGTCGAGCGTCTCCACGCCGGGATTCCAGATCATCCGCGGCTCCCCGCGGCGCGCGCACGGCGCCGCAACAGCGGCCCGATCCCGCCGGCCCGCAGCACCTCCAGCATCGGCGCCGCGAGCGGCTGGCCCTGCAGGGTCGCGCCGGTTGCCGGGTTACGGACGATGCCGACCTCGAGGTCGACCTCGATCGCATCTCCGTCGGCGACGGCGTCCGCAGCGCCCGTGCACGGCAGCACCGGCAGGCCGATCGCGACCGCGTTGCGCAGAAACAGGCGTGCGAACGAGGCCGCGACCACGCACCCGACGCCGAGCGCCTTGAGCCCCTCCG contains:
- the leuD gene encoding 3-isopropylmalate dehydratase small subunit (catalyzes the isomerization between 2-isopropylmalate and 3-isopropylmalate in leucine biosynthesis): MTTGEPGLRILGRAWRLGDDISTDVLSPGAYAVVPLAERAAHTLEAVNPRFATEVRSGDVVVAGRNFGCGSSRETAPEGLKALGVGCVVAASFARLFLRNAVAIGLPVLPCTGAADAVADGDAIEVDLEVGIVRNPATGATLQGQPLAAPMLEVLRAGGIGPLLRRRARAAGSRG